A genomic stretch from Streptomyces sp. QL37 includes:
- a CDS encoding TetR/AcrR family transcriptional regulator, whose protein sequence is MSQPLLPDVRRPANGGPKAAARNRAALIAAAREIYAAQGLDAPLSAIARLAGVGQGVLYRHFPDRDAVATAVLEENVRQIEQAAAAEGTLFADILGVLTWHLTESAAFLGLLHVRGSVARSGALAHALTLSDRVERALRERLPDGHRLSARNDLMLAVAMVSGAASGPTREARERRAAEAWGLLGVEVGPVRPFDA, encoded by the coding sequence ATGAGCCAGCCCCTTCTGCCGGATGTGAGACGGCCCGCGAACGGCGGTCCGAAGGCCGCCGCCCGCAACCGCGCCGCGCTGATCGCGGCCGCCCGGGAGATCTACGCCGCCCAGGGACTGGACGCCCCGCTCTCCGCGATCGCACGGCTGGCAGGGGTCGGGCAGGGCGTTCTGTACCGGCACTTCCCCGACCGGGACGCGGTGGCGACCGCGGTCCTGGAGGAGAACGTGCGGCAGATCGAACAGGCCGCCGCGGCCGAGGGCACGCTGTTCGCCGACATCCTCGGCGTACTGACCTGGCACCTGACGGAGTCGGCGGCCTTCCTCGGTCTGCTGCACGTGCGCGGGTCCGTCGCCCGCTCCGGAGCGCTCGCACACGCCCTGACCCTCTCGGACCGGGTCGAACGTGCCCTGCGGGAGCGCCTGCCGGACGGGCACCGGCTGAGCGCCCGGAACGACCTCATGCTCGCCGTCGCCATGGTCTCCGGCGCCGCCAGCGGTCCCACACGTGAGGCGCGGGAACGCCGGGCGGCGGAGGCCTGGGGGCTGCTCGGCGTCGAGGTGGGTCCGGTACGGCCCTTCGACGCCTGA
- a CDS encoding SMP-30/gluconolactonase/LRE family protein, which produces MRRSPVRSLAVLATVGALALTGCGTETVASAGGEASAAPDRTIRAHQAMRLTKVHEETGMTLLEGPTFDEDGHLLVVDVTAPEGDPKVMRVDVRKKKSRAFHTDGRGAYTSAQFSPYDGRLYLTDYAHGEIVSLAPDGGDPRTFFSGEVDGAQMNPDDIAFDEEGNLYVSDSRSLSAGDAHARVVRIGRDGTKATVLAGGLASVNGISFDTDYRGLWISELTENRISYLRLDGKGGLASRHTAIRVDAGIAQTDSIAVDADGNLYQALHGRAAMAVYDKHGERLATIELPAGARGLESATNVAITPGGTKAYMTVSGPAGGYLYTFDALAEGVRQSNGG; this is translated from the coding sequence ATGCGACGATCCCCGGTCCGGTCCCTTGCCGTACTCGCCACCGTCGGCGCCCTCGCCCTCACCGGATGCGGTACGGAGACAGTTGCCTCCGCCGGCGGCGAAGCCTCCGCCGCCCCGGACAGGACCATCCGCGCCCACCAGGCCATGCGGTTGACGAAGGTGCACGAAGAGACCGGGATGACCTTGTTGGAGGGCCCGACCTTCGACGAGGACGGCCACCTGTTGGTCGTCGACGTCACGGCACCCGAGGGCGACCCCAAGGTGATGCGTGTCGACGTGCGGAAGAAGAAGTCGCGCGCGTTCCACACCGACGGCCGGGGGGCTTACACCTCGGCCCAGTTCAGCCCGTACGACGGACGGCTCTACCTCACCGACTACGCGCACGGCGAGATCGTCAGCCTGGCCCCGGACGGCGGCGACCCGCGGACCTTCTTCTCCGGCGAGGTGGACGGCGCGCAGATGAACCCCGACGACATCGCGTTCGACGAGGAGGGCAACCTGTACGTCAGCGACTCACGCAGCCTGTCCGCCGGCGACGCGCACGCCCGGGTGGTGCGCATCGGGCGTGACGGCACGAAGGCCACCGTCCTGGCCGGGGGCCTGGCCTCGGTGAACGGGATCTCGTTCGACACGGACTACCGGGGGCTGTGGATCAGCGAGCTCACGGAGAACCGGATCTCCTACCTCCGTCTCGACGGAAAGGGAGGGCTGGCCTCCCGGCACACCGCCATCCGCGTGGACGCCGGGATCGCCCAGACCGACTCGATCGCCGTGGACGCGGACGGCAACCTCTACCAGGCGCTGCACGGCCGGGCCGCCATGGCCGTGTACGACAAGCACGGTGAGCGCCTCGCGACGATCGAGCTCCCGGCCGGCGCCCGGGGGCTCGAATCGGCTACGAACGTGGCGATCACCCCCGGCGGGACGAAGGCGTACATGACCGTCAGCGGCCCCGCCGGCGGCTATCTGTACACCTTCGACGCCCTGGCGGAGGGTGTGCGGCAGTCCAACGGCGGCTGA
- a CDS encoding cryptochrome/photolyase family protein, with amino-acid sequence MAEEQSAATHWLFGDQLGPHFVEPARGGPQRNAPLLMIEARGVFRRRRFHRAKAHLVLSAMRHRAAELGDRVRYVKADTYRQGLREAVGDGPVTVHHPTSHAAHAFVCSLPSVSVLPARGFLVAHDEFRGWADGRGEKHLRQEDFYRWVRRTHDVLMEGDRPVGGRWNLDHDNRQPPPRGVSDLGVPAAYRPRESDIDAEVRSDLDRWSRDGDVEFVGEDAPRTFPATRREALAALRRFVEHRLATFGAYEDAVLAGDATMSHSLLSSSLNLGLLDPAECVERAEARWRSGDVPLNSAEGFVRQIAGWREFVWHVYWYFGERYRESNTLGHHEPLPDWFTELSPDGTEANCLGHVLEQVRTTGWTHHIPRLMILGSFALQRGWEPRAVTDWFHRSFVDGYDWVMAPNVVGMSQYADGGRMTTKPYTSGGAYIDRMSDFCGPCRYKPSVRVGEDACPFTAGYWNLLHRHRDRFERNARMTQAVRGLDRLRDLDALLEQERDRRS; translated from the coding sequence ATGGCTGAGGAACAGTCCGCCGCTACCCACTGGCTGTTCGGCGATCAGCTCGGGCCCCATTTCGTCGAGCCGGCGCGGGGCGGCCCGCAGCGGAACGCGCCGCTGCTCATGATCGAGGCCCGCGGCGTCTTCCGGCGGCGGCGGTTCCACCGTGCGAAGGCGCACCTGGTCCTGTCCGCGATGCGCCACCGGGCCGCCGAGCTCGGTGACCGCGTGCGGTACGTCAAGGCGGACACCTACCGTCAGGGCCTGCGTGAGGCGGTGGGGGACGGCCCGGTGACCGTGCACCACCCCACGTCCCACGCGGCCCACGCCTTCGTGTGCTCGCTGCCCTCCGTGAGCGTTCTTCCGGCGCGCGGCTTCCTCGTGGCGCACGACGAGTTCAGGGGCTGGGCGGACGGGCGCGGCGAGAAACACCTCCGGCAGGAGGACTTCTACCGTTGGGTCCGCAGGACGCACGACGTGCTGATGGAGGGCGACCGCCCCGTCGGCGGCCGGTGGAACCTGGACCACGACAACCGGCAGCCCCCGCCCCGGGGCGTCAGCGACCTGGGTGTCCCGGCGGCCTACCGTCCCCGGGAGAGCGACATCGACGCAGAGGTGCGTTCCGACCTCGACCGCTGGTCGCGCGACGGGGACGTCGAGTTCGTCGGTGAGGACGCGCCACGCACGTTCCCCGCCACCCGCCGGGAGGCGCTGGCCGCGCTCCGCCGCTTCGTGGAGCACCGGCTCGCCACGTTCGGCGCGTACGAGGACGCGGTTCTCGCCGGCGACGCGACGATGAGCCACAGTCTGCTCTCCTCCTCGCTCAACCTCGGCCTGCTGGACCCCGCGGAATGCGTCGAACGGGCCGAGGCGCGGTGGCGGTCCGGCGATGTGCCGCTCAACAGCGCCGAGGGATTCGTGAGACAGATCGCCGGCTGGCGTGAGTTCGTCTGGCACGTCTACTGGTACTTCGGTGAGCGGTACCGCGAGAGCAACACCCTGGGCCACCACGAGCCGCTGCCGGACTGGTTCACGGAACTGTCCCCGGACGGCACGGAGGCGAACTGCCTCGGCCACGTCCTGGAGCAGGTCAGGACGACCGGCTGGACGCACCACATCCCGCGCCTGATGATCCTGGGCAGCTTCGCCCTGCAACGAGGATGGGAGCCCCGGGCCGTCACCGACTGGTTCCACCGCAGCTTCGTCGACGGCTACGACTGGGTCATGGCCCCGAACGTGGTGGGCATGTCGCAGTACGCGGACGGGGGCCGCATGACCACCAAGCCCTACACGTCCGGAGGCGCGTACATCGACCGCATGAGTGACTTCTGCGGCCCCTGCCGGTACAAGCCGTCCGTCCGGGTCGGTGAGGACGCCTGCCCCTTCACCGCCGGGTACTGGAACCTCCTGCACCGCCACCGCGACCGGTTCGAACGCAACGCGCGGATGACCCAGGCGGTGCGGGGGCTGGACCGGCTCCGCGATCTCGACGCCCTGCTGGAGCAGGAGCGCGACCGCCGGAGTTGA
- a CDS encoding alpha/beta fold hydrolase produces the protein MIRTVIDGVSIHYDDQGPSDGIPVVLVHGHPFDHTLWAPQVTALTAAGYRVVTPDLRGYGSSEVVPGTSLLSDFADDIAGLLDTIGLESVVIGGVSMGGQITMEFQRTRPERVRGLVLSDTSPVAETDEGKAVRGAMADRLLAEGMGPYADEVIGRMIAPYNVTALPDVAAHVLAMMRATAPEGAAAALRGRAERPDYRDTLAGTSVPVLILVGADDDYTPVSDAQAMHRLIPSADLVVIEQAGHLPGAEQPAAFNDALLTFLDTRVARQDR, from the coding sequence ATGATCAGGACTGTGATCGACGGCGTGTCCATCCACTACGACGACCAGGGGCCGTCGGACGGCATACCCGTGGTGCTCGTGCACGGCCATCCGTTCGACCACACCCTGTGGGCGCCCCAGGTCACGGCGCTCACGGCGGCCGGATACCGCGTCGTGACGCCGGACCTCCGCGGCTACGGCAGCAGCGAGGTCGTGCCGGGCACGTCCCTGCTGTCCGACTTCGCCGACGACATCGCCGGGCTCCTGGACACGATCGGCCTGGAGTCCGTCGTCATCGGCGGGGTCTCCATGGGCGGCCAGATCACCATGGAGTTCCAGCGGACGCGTCCGGAGCGGGTGCGAGGGCTCGTGCTCTCCGACACCTCCCCGGTCGCCGAGACCGACGAGGGCAAGGCCGTCCGCGGCGCCATGGCCGACCGGCTCCTCGCGGAAGGCATGGGGCCCTACGCGGACGAGGTGATCGGCAGGATGATCGCCCCGTACAACGTCACGGCCCTCCCGGACGTCGCCGCGCACGTCCTGGCCATGATGCGCGCCACCGCCCCGGAAGGGGCCGCTGCCGCGCTGCGCGGCAGGGCCGAACGGCCCGACTACCGCGACACCCTCGCCGGGACGTCCGTCCCCGTCCTCATCCTGGTGGGGGCCGACGACGACTACACCCCGGTGAGCGATGCACAGGCCATGCACCGCCTGATCCCGTCCGCCGATCTCGTCGTCATCGAGCAGGCCGGCCACCTCCCGGGCGCCGAGCAGCCCGCAGCCTTCAACGACGCGCTCCTGACCTTCCTGGACACCCGCGTGGCCCGGCAGGACCGGTAG
- a CDS encoding SMI1/KNR4 family protein, which produces MSSESFNWHTFLGRWQEEWIPSEDEEEDEDEDGQTLVSRGRPGADEAAIAAAEKRLGRRLPPSYREFLAVSDGWDVSQMAGVYQLGGVADIGWFNDPFDMTPLYEESLGANPREEEVLLAGMWRRALQLETDSDMTYALLDPGDSDQDGEWALYVYKGWGGEYPARYPSFRAYMEAMYRSFHGDRAHRPEFVNATTRTQDAHVEEARLLALRGRHEEALPLLEEALSFGRPRSAVLLYQLRHLLAPRASKDYGYLVADPLYLPEILPLQAMEPARGEWRLGGDDHWLGMMAARGVARETAEAVLGAMRDGTHRYEPPGPWGRAVAEAREPARWGASDAAWRILRDALPLWEAPGPSLIAPVGLLADPVLGPLITPERGREILATPRAGETGPAPEPVPDLDPTGLAWLSEPVANRRASDGYRCVWVEGADPSRLPALIGGEGARLGAPADQSTASWRRPAPETEHSEPWEDRAVVAVGRTAEGWAFAFDGNPNHLNERFVSPAPDASAAGRVVVVWRDPARMHPEGHPTAFHLSVAEQGEELYAFTVRGTDIQRSGAIPEALDPARLFRPEGSEPYDELRVLETLHAELGLSLPRFALTRGSLHTFTTRSWTRAPREGESFAYIRFVRHRS; this is translated from the coding sequence ATGAGCAGCGAGTCTTTCAACTGGCACACATTCCTCGGGCGTTGGCAGGAGGAGTGGATCCCCAGCGAGGACGAGGAGGAGGACGAGGACGAGGACGGACAGACCCTCGTCAGCCGGGGCAGACCCGGGGCGGACGAGGCCGCGATCGCCGCGGCCGAGAAGCGGCTGGGGCGGCGGCTGCCGCCCTCGTACCGGGAGTTCCTGGCCGTGAGCGACGGGTGGGACGTGTCCCAGATGGCCGGCGTCTATCAGCTCGGCGGCGTCGCGGACATCGGCTGGTTCAACGATCCGTTCGACATGACCCCGCTGTACGAGGAGAGCCTGGGCGCCAACCCGCGCGAGGAGGAGGTCCTGCTGGCCGGGATGTGGCGTCGGGCGCTACAGCTGGAGACGGACTCCGACATGACGTACGCCCTGCTCGACCCGGGCGACAGCGACCAGGACGGCGAGTGGGCGCTCTACGTCTACAAGGGCTGGGGCGGTGAATACCCGGCCCGCTACCCGTCGTTCCGCGCGTACATGGAGGCCATGTACCGCAGTTTCCACGGCGACCGGGCGCACAGGCCCGAGTTCGTCAACGCGACCACCCGCACCCAGGACGCCCACGTCGAGGAGGCCCGGCTGCTGGCCCTGCGCGGACGCCACGAGGAGGCCCTGCCCCTGCTCGAGGAGGCGCTGTCCTTCGGACGGCCGCGGAGCGCCGTCCTGCTGTACCAGCTCCGGCATCTGCTGGCGCCGCGCGCTTCGAAGGATTACGGCTACCTGGTGGCCGACCCCCTCTATCTGCCCGAGATCCTCCCCCTACAGGCCATGGAACCGGCCCGCGGCGAATGGCGGCTGGGCGGGGACGACCACTGGCTCGGCATGATGGCCGCCCGAGGGGTCGCCCGGGAGACCGCCGAGGCCGTACTGGGCGCGATGCGTGACGGCACCCATCGCTACGAGCCCCCCGGCCCGTGGGGCAGGGCCGTCGCCGAGGCCCGGGAGCCGGCCCGCTGGGGGGCGTCCGACGCCGCGTGGCGGATCCTGCGGGACGCGCTCCCGCTGTGGGAGGCTCCCGGGCCCTCACTGATCGCTCCGGTCGGCCTGCTCGCCGATCCGGTCCTGGGCCCGCTGATCACCCCGGAGCGCGGGCGGGAGATCCTCGCGACACCACGGGCCGGCGAGACGGGCCCCGCCCCCGAGCCCGTACCCGATCTCGACCCGACGGGGCTCGCCTGGCTGTCGGAGCCCGTCGCGAACCGGCGGGCGTCCGACGGATACCGCTGTGTCTGGGTCGAGGGGGCCGACCCCAGCCGCCTGCCCGCCCTGATCGGTGGGGAAGGCGCCCGCCTGGGCGCGCCCGCGGATCAGAGCACGGCGTCCTGGCGGCGGCCCGCGCCGGAGACGGAACACTCGGAGCCTTGGGAGGACCGGGCCGTGGTCGCCGTCGGGCGCACCGCCGAGGGGTGGGCCTTCGCCTTCGACGGCAACCCCAACCACCTGAACGAACGGTTCGTGTCCCCCGCTCCGGACGCCTCCGCCGCCGGCCGCGTGGTGGTGGTGTGGCGCGACCCCGCGCGCATGCACCCGGAGGGCCACCCCACCGCGTTCCACCTGTCGGTGGCCGAACAGGGCGAGGAGCTCTACGCGTTCACCGTGCGGGGTACGGACATCCAGCGCTCCGGCGCGATACCCGAGGCCCTGGACCCCGCACGGCTGTTCCGCCCGGAGGGGTCCGAGCCGTACGACGAACTGCGTGTGCTGGAGACCCTGCACGCCGAACTCGGGCTGTCGCTCCCGCGCTTCGCGCTGACCCGAGGGAGTCTCCATACGTTCACCACCCGCTCCTGGACCCGGGCGCCGCGCGAGGGCGAGTCGTTCGCGTACATCCGCTTCGTGCGGCACCGTTCCTGA
- a CDS encoding BtrH N-terminal domain-containing protein: MTMVEGIDPRGMRHCETTALGVLLRHEGLDLSEPMLFGLGSGLSFIYWDSKGMGFPFLGGRVKPFELTRNLAAGLGLELRVGETTSARKAWQNVAAPIDAGRPVGLQLDSYHLDYFRTGVHFGGHIVAMYGYDDEDAYLVDTEAQGGAVSTGLASLARARAERGPMTAKHRSFTLTAPGGPASPQDRIVPAIRACADAFLNPPIANLGHRGIEKAAGQVPKWLRRTDSPGRDLPQAAALMERAGTGGALFRNLYRDFLAESAQLIDSGHLRTGRGLYAEAATLWTEVAALVATAGESGDATRLTRAGSILHELSRIEYDAMRALSKLTGQYS; encoded by the coding sequence ATGACCATGGTGGAAGGCATCGACCCCCGCGGCATGCGGCACTGCGAGACGACGGCGCTCGGCGTGCTGCTGCGGCACGAGGGTCTCGACCTGTCCGAGCCCATGCTGTTCGGGCTGGGCTCCGGGCTGTCCTTCATCTACTGGGACAGCAAGGGCATGGGCTTCCCCTTCCTGGGAGGCCGGGTCAAGCCGTTCGAGCTCACCAGGAACCTGGCCGCCGGGCTGGGGCTCGAACTGCGGGTCGGGGAGACCACCTCCGCGCGCAAGGCGTGGCAGAACGTGGCGGCACCCATCGACGCCGGCCGGCCGGTCGGCCTCCAGCTCGACAGTTACCACCTGGACTACTTCCGCACCGGGGTGCACTTCGGCGGGCACATCGTGGCCATGTACGGCTACGACGACGAGGACGCCTACCTGGTGGACACCGAGGCGCAGGGCGGAGCCGTCTCGACCGGCCTCGCCTCCCTGGCAAGGGCCAGGGCCGAGCGCGGTCCCATGACCGCCAAGCACCGCTCCTTCACCCTCACGGCGCCCGGCGGACCGGCGTCGCCGCAGGACCGGATCGTTCCCGCGATCAGGGCCTGCGCCGACGCGTTCCTGAACCCGCCCATCGCGAACCTGGGGCACCGGGGCATCGAGAAGGCGGCAGGACAGGTGCCCAAGTGGCTCCGGCGCACCGACAGTCCGGGGCGGGACCTGCCACAGGCAGCCGCCCTCATGGAGAGGGCGGGCACCGGCGGCGCCCTGTTCCGGAATCTCTACCGGGACTTCCTGGCCGAGAGTGCCCAGCTGATCGACAGCGGTCATCTGCGCACCGGCCGGGGCCTGTACGCCGAGGCCGCCACCCTCTGGACGGAGGTGGCCGCGCTCGTCGCGACGGCAGGTGAATCCGGCGACGCGACCCGTCTCACGCGGGCCGGCTCGATCCTCCACGAGCTCTCGCGCATCGAGTACGACGCGATGAGGGCACTCAGCAAGCTCACAGGGCAATACAGCTAG
- a CDS encoding NAD(P)/FAD-dependent oxidoreductase yields MTTTQAPAPDELAALRQRYDLERERRVRPDGARQYLGTDAEFGYYAADPYAGEPAGREALHDTVDVAVIGGGFGGILAGARMRQQGVERVRIVEAGGDFGGTWYWNRYPGIHCDIESHVYLPMLDETGYVPEWKYSPGEEIRRHAMRIAQKYDLYTDALFSTAVTSLTWDAASETWIVATDRGDAFHATYVVTATGTLTEPKLPGIPGIETFRGHTFHTSRWDYAYTGGTPDGGLTGLAGKRVGIVGTGATGVQVIPMLAEDAEHVYVFQRTPSSVDVRGNRRTTAEDIGADQDGWARERRENFLRIVSGETADRDLVADGWTASAGLLEKLLPSFRREGQGPAFEAAYEVADAAKMNELRTRVERSVTDPGTAEKLKPWYRYACKRPTFSDKYYPAFNRDNVSLVDTADTHGIERVTEHGVVVGSDTYELDCLIFATGFSVGVSGVHSGKLPVHGRDGTQLLHAMAQEGPRSLHGFTSNNFPNLIRMGSLHNASSVNFTHVLDEQAVHAAALVAAAEAGDALLEPSRASEDAWISVMAKDAPDHEWFHAGCTPGYYNREGLGRPNSPSAYPHGAVAFHELLKQWREESVDEVLRPRTVHRDSTVTPDGNGS; encoded by the coding sequence ATGACCACCACTCAAGCGCCGGCCCCCGACGAACTCGCCGCACTGAGGCAGCGCTACGACCTGGAGCGCGAGCGGCGCGTACGGCCCGACGGAGCACGCCAGTACCTCGGCACGGACGCCGAGTTCGGCTACTACGCCGCCGATCCGTACGCGGGGGAACCGGCCGGGCGCGAGGCGCTGCACGACACCGTGGACGTCGCCGTGATCGGCGGCGGATTCGGCGGGATCCTCGCCGGGGCGCGGATGCGGCAGCAGGGCGTGGAGCGGGTCCGGATCGTCGAGGCGGGCGGGGACTTCGGGGGCACCTGGTACTGGAACCGCTACCCGGGCATCCACTGCGACATCGAGTCGCACGTCTATCTGCCGATGCTCGACGAGACCGGTTACGTGCCGGAGTGGAAGTACTCGCCCGGCGAGGAGATCCGCCGCCACGCCATGCGCATCGCGCAGAAGTACGACCTCTATACGGACGCCCTGTTCTCCACCGCGGTCACCTCGCTCACCTGGGACGCGGCGTCCGAGACGTGGATCGTGGCAACCGACCGCGGCGACGCGTTCCACGCCACGTACGTCGTCACCGCCACCGGCACGCTGACCGAGCCGAAACTGCCCGGGATACCCGGGATCGAGACCTTCCGGGGTCACACGTTCCACACGTCGCGCTGGGACTACGCCTACACCGGCGGCACCCCGGACGGCGGCCTGACCGGCCTCGCGGGCAAGCGCGTGGGCATCGTCGGCACCGGTGCCACCGGCGTCCAGGTCATTCCGATGCTGGCCGAGGACGCCGAGCACGTCTACGTCTTCCAGCGCACCCCCTCCAGCGTGGATGTGCGCGGCAACCGCCGTACCACCGCGGAGGACATCGGCGCCGACCAGGACGGCTGGGCCCGTGAGCGCCGCGAGAACTTCCTGCGCATCGTCTCCGGCGAGACCGCCGACCGGGACCTCGTCGCCGACGGCTGGACCGCCTCGGCCGGTCTCCTGGAGAAGCTCCTGCCGAGCTTCCGCCGCGAGGGCCAGGGGCCGGCTTTCGAAGCCGCGTACGAGGTGGCCGACGCCGCGAAGATGAACGAGCTGCGCACCCGTGTCGAACGGAGTGTCACCGACCCCGGTACGGCGGAGAAGCTCAAGCCCTGGTACCGGTACGCCTGCAAGCGCCCCACGTTCTCCGACAAGTACTACCCGGCGTTCAACCGCGACAACGTCTCGCTGGTCGACACCGCGGACACCCACGGCATCGAGCGCGTCACCGAGCACGGGGTGGTCGTCGGCAGCGACACCTACGAACTCGACTGCCTGATCTTCGCCACGGGATTCTCCGTCGGGGTCTCCGGCGTCCACTCCGGCAAGCTCCCGGTCCACGGCCGGGACGGCACCCAGCTTCTGCACGCGATGGCACAGGAGGGCCCGCGCAGCCTGCACGGCTTCACCAGCAACAACTTCCCGAACCTGATCCGGATGGGGTCGCTGCACAACGCCAGCAGCGTCAACTTCACGCATGTCCTGGACGAGCAGGCCGTCCACGCCGCCGCCCTCGTCGCGGCAGCCGAGGCCGGGGACGCCCTCCTGGAGCCCTCACGCGCGTCCGAGGACGCCTGGATCTCCGTCATGGCCAAGGACGCCCCCGACCACGAGTGGTTCCACGCCGGGTGCACCCCCGGGTACTACAACCGCGAGGGACTCGGCCGTCCGAACTCCCCGAGCGCCTACCCCCACGGCGCCGTCGCCTTCCACGAACTGCTGAAGCAGTGGCGCGAGGAGTCCGTCGACGAGGTGCTGCGGCCCAGGACCGTCCACCGGGACTCCACGGTGACCCCCGACGGGAACGGCAGCTGA